One part of the Georgfuchsia toluolica genome encodes these proteins:
- the dinB gene encoding DNA polymerase IV has protein sequence MTSRPQRIAHLDMDAFFASVELLTYPELRGQPVVVGGGRDHQPQVNPDGTHEFARIRNYKGRGVITTSTYEARALGVFSGMGVMKAVQLAPDAILLPVNFDAYRYYSRLFKEAVATIAPQIENRGIDEIYIDLTDMPGETLDLARRIKQAVKEATELTCSIGITPNKLLSKICSDLQKPDGITILGMEDIPSRIWPLPVRKINGIGPKATEKLAGLGITTIGELAAAELELLQIRFGRSYGSWLHDAANGIDNHPVVTHSEPKSISRETTFERDLHPRQDRDALSEIFTALCVRVAEDLKRKGYLGRTIGIKLRFEDFQTVTRDITLPDYTAEPAQIRRAAGECLRRVPLDKKIRLLGVRVSALQQADNLRPAQESPQQDLPFSHLSSND, from the coding sequence GTGACTTCCCGGCCCCAGCGCATCGCTCACCTCGACATGGATGCATTCTTTGCTTCCGTCGAACTCCTCACCTATCCGGAACTGCGTGGCCAGCCCGTCGTCGTTGGCGGTGGACGGGATCACCAGCCGCAGGTCAATCCGGACGGCACCCATGAATTCGCCCGGATTCGTAATTACAAAGGACGCGGCGTCATCACGACGTCCACCTATGAAGCGCGTGCACTCGGCGTGTTTTCGGGAATGGGCGTCATGAAAGCGGTTCAATTGGCGCCGGATGCCATCTTGTTGCCGGTAAATTTCGATGCCTACCGCTATTACTCGCGCCTATTCAAGGAGGCTGTTGCCACCATTGCGCCTCAAATCGAGAATCGCGGCATTGACGAAATTTACATTGATCTGACCGATATGCCCGGCGAGACTTTGGATCTTGCGCGCCGAATCAAGCAAGCGGTCAAGGAGGCAACGGAACTCACGTGCTCCATCGGCATCACGCCCAACAAGCTGTTATCCAAAATCTGTTCCGACCTGCAGAAGCCCGATGGCATCACCATTCTGGGAATGGAGGACATTCCCTCCAGAATATGGCCATTGCCGGTACGCAAGATTAACGGCATCGGCCCCAAGGCCACCGAGAAGCTGGCTGGTCTAGGCATTACAACGATTGGTGAGTTGGCCGCCGCAGAACTTGAACTCCTTCAAATTCGTTTTGGGCGCAGTTACGGTTCATGGCTACATGACGCAGCAAATGGCATCGACAATCACCCGGTCGTCACCCACTCGGAACCCAAGTCCATCAGTCGAGAAACAACTTTCGAGCGGGATCTGCATCCACGGCAGGACCGGGATGCCCTATCCGAAATTTTCACGGCACTCTGCGTACGGGTGGCGGAGGATCTCAAGCGCAAGGGCTATCTTGGGCGCACGATTGGAATCAAGTTGCGCTTTGAAGACTTTCAGACGGTCACGCGTGATATCACGCTACCGGACTACACAGCGGAACCAGCGCAGATACGGCGCGCAGCCGGCGAGTGCCTGCGCCGCGTGCCTCTCGACAAGAAAATACGCCTGCTGGGTGTTCGGGTCAGTGCCCTGCAGCAAGCGGATAATTTAAGACCAGCGCAAGAGTCACCGCAGCAGGATCTTCCCTTTTCACATTTGAGTTCGAACGATTAA